A single region of the Mercenaria mercenaria strain notata chromosome 6, MADL_Memer_1, whole genome shotgun sequence genome encodes:
- the LOC123549108 gene encoding protein NDRG3-like isoform X6, with translation MKFGPEEQSVMTMSGEIFTIKLQEQSGPMEKLTHIELTDIQCQDAKPRSFDVNASSIIIQSEDVETSYGNIHVAIQGDRSKPAIFTFHDIGLNHITCFQGFFSYPDMVQIMKHFCVYHLNAPGMEEGAMNLKPEKSSRRKKFVYPSMDELAEAVHTIADHFGVKRFIGFGVGSGANILARFAMKHQSRVDSLVLVNATSTKPGWIEWGYQKMNSWYLWSGQMTNFTEEYLLWHWFGKKTRWDNHDLVMVYKDYVKSINPQNLSLFIESYLKRTDLDMVRELDMMKKGTVRTIKCRAMMLVGDDSPHIDDVVDMNGRMDPEETDFLKISDCGGMPLEEQPGKVCEAFRLFLQGMGYIPTMRASQTNSKTSTTSSTSVLSHSELASQPVC, from the exons ATGAAGTTTGGACCAGAAGAACAGTCTGTTATGACAATGAGCGGAgagatatttactataaaacttCAAGAG CAGTCGGGTCCGATGGAGAAGTTGACACACATTGAACTGACAGATATCCAGTGTCAGGATGCTAAACCAAGATCATTTGACGTCAATGCCTCAAGTATTATCATTCAG TCTGAGGATGTGGAGACATCATACGGGAATATTCATGTAGCTATCCAGGGAGACAGATCCAAACCAGCGATATTTACCTTCCATGATATTGGACTTAACC ATATCACATGTTTCCAAGGTTTCTTTAGTTACCCAGACATGGTGCAAATTATGAAACATTTCTGTGTGTATCACCTTAATGCCCCAGGCATGGAGGAGGGAGCCATGAACCTTAAACCAGA AAAGTCCTCTAGGAGAAAGAA GTTTGTTTATCCATCAATGGATGAGTTGGCAGAGGCAGTACACACTATAGCAGACCACTTTGG AGTGAAAAGATTCATTGGGTTTGGTGTTGGATCAGGAGCAAATATCCTTGCCAGATTTGCT ATGAAACATCAATCACGTGTCGACTCTCTAGTCCTGGTGAATGCAACGTCAACAAAACCAGGCTGGATTGAATGGGGATACCAAAAA ATGAATTCCTGGTACTTATGGAGTGGACAGATGACCAATTTCACAGAGGAATATCTCCTTTGGCACTGGTTTGGAAAG aaaacaagatGGGACAACCATGATCTTGTGATGGTGTACAAGGACTATGTGAAATCTATAAATCCACAGAATCTCTCACTCTTCATTGAATCTTATTTAAA GAGAACAGATCTGGACATGGTGAGAGAGTTAGATATGATGAAGAAAGGCACAGTTAGAACTATCAA ATGTCGCGCAATGATGTTGGTAGGAGATGATTCTCCACATATAGATGATGTTGTTGACATGAATGGACGTATGGACCCAGAAGAAACAGATTTCCTTAAG ATCAGTGACTGTGGTGGCATGCCTTTGGAAGAGCAACCGGGCAAAGTGTGTGAGGCTTTCAGACTTTTCCTTCAAGGCATGGGTTACA
- the LOC123549108 gene encoding protein NDRG3-like isoform X3 — MKFGPEEQSVMTMSGEIFTIKLQEQSGPMEKLTHIELTDIQCQDAKPRSFDVNASSIIIQSEDVETSYGNIHVAIQGDRSKPAIFTFHDIGLNHITCFQGFFSYPDMVQIMKHFCVYHLNAPGMEEGAMNLKPDSDALGNPESLGKRFVYPSMDELAEAVHTIADHFGVKRFIGFGVGSGANILARFAMKHQSRVDSLVLVNATSTKPGWIEWGYQKMNSWYLWSGQMTNFTEEYLLWHWFGKKTRWDNHDLVMVYKDYVKSINPQNLSLFIESYLKRTDLDMVRELDMMKKGTVRTIKCRAMMLVGDDSPHIDDVVDMNGRMDPEETDFLKISDCGGMPLEEQPGKVCEAFRLFLQGMGYIPTMRASQTNSKTSTTSSTSVLSHSELASQPVC, encoded by the exons ATGAAGTTTGGACCAGAAGAACAGTCTGTTATGACAATGAGCGGAgagatatttactataaaacttCAAGAG CAGTCGGGTCCGATGGAGAAGTTGACACACATTGAACTGACAGATATCCAGTGTCAGGATGCTAAACCAAGATCATTTGACGTCAATGCCTCAAGTATTATCATTCAG TCTGAGGATGTGGAGACATCATACGGGAATATTCATGTAGCTATCCAGGGAGACAGATCCAAACCAGCGATATTTACCTTCCATGATATTGGACTTAACC ATATCACATGTTTCCAAGGTTTCTTTAGTTACCCAGACATGGTGCAAATTATGAAACATTTCTGTGTGTATCACCTTAATGCCCCAGGCATGGAGGAGGGAGCCATGAACCTTAAACCAGA TTCTGATGCACTTGGTAATCCCGAGTCTTTAGGGAAAAG GTTTGTTTATCCATCAATGGATGAGTTGGCAGAGGCAGTACACACTATAGCAGACCACTTTGG AGTGAAAAGATTCATTGGGTTTGGTGTTGGATCAGGAGCAAATATCCTTGCCAGATTTGCT ATGAAACATCAATCACGTGTCGACTCTCTAGTCCTGGTGAATGCAACGTCAACAAAACCAGGCTGGATTGAATGGGGATACCAAAAA ATGAATTCCTGGTACTTATGGAGTGGACAGATGACCAATTTCACAGAGGAATATCTCCTTTGGCACTGGTTTGGAAAG aaaacaagatGGGACAACCATGATCTTGTGATGGTGTACAAGGACTATGTGAAATCTATAAATCCACAGAATCTCTCACTCTTCATTGAATCTTATTTAAA GAGAACAGATCTGGACATGGTGAGAGAGTTAGATATGATGAAGAAAGGCACAGTTAGAACTATCAA ATGTCGCGCAATGATGTTGGTAGGAGATGATTCTCCACATATAGATGATGTTGTTGACATGAATGGACGTATGGACCCAGAAGAAACAGATTTCCTTAAG ATCAGTGACTGTGGTGGCATGCCTTTGGAAGAGCAACCGGGCAAAGTGTGTGAGGCTTTCAGACTTTTCCTTCAAGGCATGGGTTACA
- the LOC123549108 gene encoding protein NDRG3-like isoform X1, which translates to MKFGPEEQSVMTMSGEIFTIKLQEQSGPMEKLTHIELTDIQCQDAKPRSFDVNASSIIIQSEDVETSYGNIHVAIQGDRSKPAIFTFHDIGLNHITCFQGFFSYPDMVQIMKHFCVYHLNAPGMEEGAMNLKPDSDALGNPESLGKRKSSRRKKFVYPSMDELAEAVHTIADHFGVKRFIGFGVGSGANILARFAMKHQSRVDSLVLVNATSTKPGWIEWGYQKMNSWYLWSGQMTNFTEEYLLWHWFGKKTRWDNHDLVMVYKDYVKSINPQNLSLFIESYLKRTDLDMVRELDMMKKGTVRTIKCRAMMLVGDDSPHIDDVVDMNGRMDPEETDFLKISDCGGMPLEEQPGKVCEAFRLFLQGMGYIPTMRASQTNSKTSTTSSTSVLSHSELASQPVC; encoded by the exons ATGAAGTTTGGACCAGAAGAACAGTCTGTTATGACAATGAGCGGAgagatatttactataaaacttCAAGAG CAGTCGGGTCCGATGGAGAAGTTGACACACATTGAACTGACAGATATCCAGTGTCAGGATGCTAAACCAAGATCATTTGACGTCAATGCCTCAAGTATTATCATTCAG TCTGAGGATGTGGAGACATCATACGGGAATATTCATGTAGCTATCCAGGGAGACAGATCCAAACCAGCGATATTTACCTTCCATGATATTGGACTTAACC ATATCACATGTTTCCAAGGTTTCTTTAGTTACCCAGACATGGTGCAAATTATGAAACATTTCTGTGTGTATCACCTTAATGCCCCAGGCATGGAGGAGGGAGCCATGAACCTTAAACCAGA TTCTGATGCACTTGGTAATCCCGAGTCTTTAGGGAAAAG AAAGTCCTCTAGGAGAAAGAA GTTTGTTTATCCATCAATGGATGAGTTGGCAGAGGCAGTACACACTATAGCAGACCACTTTGG AGTGAAAAGATTCATTGGGTTTGGTGTTGGATCAGGAGCAAATATCCTTGCCAGATTTGCT ATGAAACATCAATCACGTGTCGACTCTCTAGTCCTGGTGAATGCAACGTCAACAAAACCAGGCTGGATTGAATGGGGATACCAAAAA ATGAATTCCTGGTACTTATGGAGTGGACAGATGACCAATTTCACAGAGGAATATCTCCTTTGGCACTGGTTTGGAAAG aaaacaagatGGGACAACCATGATCTTGTGATGGTGTACAAGGACTATGTGAAATCTATAAATCCACAGAATCTCTCACTCTTCATTGAATCTTATTTAAA GAGAACAGATCTGGACATGGTGAGAGAGTTAGATATGATGAAGAAAGGCACAGTTAGAACTATCAA ATGTCGCGCAATGATGTTGGTAGGAGATGATTCTCCACATATAGATGATGTTGTTGACATGAATGGACGTATGGACCCAGAAGAAACAGATTTCCTTAAG ATCAGTGACTGTGGTGGCATGCCTTTGGAAGAGCAACCGGGCAAAGTGTGTGAGGCTTTCAGACTTTTCCTTCAAGGCATGGGTTACA
- the LOC123549108 gene encoding protein NDRG3-like isoform X2, which produces MKFGPEEQSVMTMSGEIFTIKLQESGPMEKLTHIELTDIQCQDAKPRSFDVNASSIIIQSEDVETSYGNIHVAIQGDRSKPAIFTFHDIGLNHITCFQGFFSYPDMVQIMKHFCVYHLNAPGMEEGAMNLKPDSDALGNPESLGKRKSSRRKKFVYPSMDELAEAVHTIADHFGVKRFIGFGVGSGANILARFAMKHQSRVDSLVLVNATSTKPGWIEWGYQKMNSWYLWSGQMTNFTEEYLLWHWFGKKTRWDNHDLVMVYKDYVKSINPQNLSLFIESYLKRTDLDMVRELDMMKKGTVRTIKCRAMMLVGDDSPHIDDVVDMNGRMDPEETDFLKISDCGGMPLEEQPGKVCEAFRLFLQGMGYIPTMRASQTNSKTSTTSSTSVLSHSELASQPVC; this is translated from the exons ATGAAGTTTGGACCAGAAGAACAGTCTGTTATGACAATGAGCGGAgagatatttactataaaacttCAAGAG TCGGGTCCGATGGAGAAGTTGACACACATTGAACTGACAGATATCCAGTGTCAGGATGCTAAACCAAGATCATTTGACGTCAATGCCTCAAGTATTATCATTCAG TCTGAGGATGTGGAGACATCATACGGGAATATTCATGTAGCTATCCAGGGAGACAGATCCAAACCAGCGATATTTACCTTCCATGATATTGGACTTAACC ATATCACATGTTTCCAAGGTTTCTTTAGTTACCCAGACATGGTGCAAATTATGAAACATTTCTGTGTGTATCACCTTAATGCCCCAGGCATGGAGGAGGGAGCCATGAACCTTAAACCAGA TTCTGATGCACTTGGTAATCCCGAGTCTTTAGGGAAAAG AAAGTCCTCTAGGAGAAAGAA GTTTGTTTATCCATCAATGGATGAGTTGGCAGAGGCAGTACACACTATAGCAGACCACTTTGG AGTGAAAAGATTCATTGGGTTTGGTGTTGGATCAGGAGCAAATATCCTTGCCAGATTTGCT ATGAAACATCAATCACGTGTCGACTCTCTAGTCCTGGTGAATGCAACGTCAACAAAACCAGGCTGGATTGAATGGGGATACCAAAAA ATGAATTCCTGGTACTTATGGAGTGGACAGATGACCAATTTCACAGAGGAATATCTCCTTTGGCACTGGTTTGGAAAG aaaacaagatGGGACAACCATGATCTTGTGATGGTGTACAAGGACTATGTGAAATCTATAAATCCACAGAATCTCTCACTCTTCATTGAATCTTATTTAAA GAGAACAGATCTGGACATGGTGAGAGAGTTAGATATGATGAAGAAAGGCACAGTTAGAACTATCAA ATGTCGCGCAATGATGTTGGTAGGAGATGATTCTCCACATATAGATGATGTTGTTGACATGAATGGACGTATGGACCCAGAAGAAACAGATTTCCTTAAG ATCAGTGACTGTGGTGGCATGCCTTTGGAAGAGCAACCGGGCAAAGTGTGTGAGGCTTTCAGACTTTTCCTTCAAGGCATGGGTTACA
- the LOC123549108 gene encoding protein NDRG3-like isoform X7, which produces MKFGPEEQSVMTMSGEIFTIKLQEQSGPMEKLTHIELTDIQCQDAKPRSFDVNASSIIIQSEDVETSYGNIHVAIQGDRSKPAIFTFHDIGLNHITCFQGFFSYPDMVQIMKHFCVYHLNAPGMEEGAMNLKPEFVYPSMDELAEAVHTIADHFGVKRFIGFGVGSGANILARFAMKHQSRVDSLVLVNATSTKPGWIEWGYQKMNSWYLWSGQMTNFTEEYLLWHWFGKKTRWDNHDLVMVYKDYVKSINPQNLSLFIESYLKRTDLDMVRELDMMKKGTVRTIKCRAMMLVGDDSPHIDDVVDMNGRMDPEETDFLKISDCGGMPLEEQPGKVCEAFRLFLQGMGYIPTMRASQTNSKTSTTSSTSVLSHSELASQPVC; this is translated from the exons ATGAAGTTTGGACCAGAAGAACAGTCTGTTATGACAATGAGCGGAgagatatttactataaaacttCAAGAG CAGTCGGGTCCGATGGAGAAGTTGACACACATTGAACTGACAGATATCCAGTGTCAGGATGCTAAACCAAGATCATTTGACGTCAATGCCTCAAGTATTATCATTCAG TCTGAGGATGTGGAGACATCATACGGGAATATTCATGTAGCTATCCAGGGAGACAGATCCAAACCAGCGATATTTACCTTCCATGATATTGGACTTAACC ATATCACATGTTTCCAAGGTTTCTTTAGTTACCCAGACATGGTGCAAATTATGAAACATTTCTGTGTGTATCACCTTAATGCCCCAGGCATGGAGGAGGGAGCCATGAACCTTAAACCAGA GTTTGTTTATCCATCAATGGATGAGTTGGCAGAGGCAGTACACACTATAGCAGACCACTTTGG AGTGAAAAGATTCATTGGGTTTGGTGTTGGATCAGGAGCAAATATCCTTGCCAGATTTGCT ATGAAACATCAATCACGTGTCGACTCTCTAGTCCTGGTGAATGCAACGTCAACAAAACCAGGCTGGATTGAATGGGGATACCAAAAA ATGAATTCCTGGTACTTATGGAGTGGACAGATGACCAATTTCACAGAGGAATATCTCCTTTGGCACTGGTTTGGAAAG aaaacaagatGGGACAACCATGATCTTGTGATGGTGTACAAGGACTATGTGAAATCTATAAATCCACAGAATCTCTCACTCTTCATTGAATCTTATTTAAA GAGAACAGATCTGGACATGGTGAGAGAGTTAGATATGATGAAGAAAGGCACAGTTAGAACTATCAA ATGTCGCGCAATGATGTTGGTAGGAGATGATTCTCCACATATAGATGATGTTGTTGACATGAATGGACGTATGGACCCAGAAGAAACAGATTTCCTTAAG ATCAGTGACTGTGGTGGCATGCCTTTGGAAGAGCAACCGGGCAAAGTGTGTGAGGCTTTCAGACTTTTCCTTCAAGGCATGGGTTACA
- the LOC123549108 gene encoding protein NDRG3-like isoform X4, producing the protein MEHNALLDPEFREQSGPMEKLTHIELTDIQCQDAKPRSFDVNASSIIIQSEDVETSYGNIHVAIQGDRSKPAIFTFHDIGLNHITCFQGFFSYPDMVQIMKHFCVYHLNAPGMEEGAMNLKPDSDALGNPESLGKRKSSRRKKFVYPSMDELAEAVHTIADHFGVKRFIGFGVGSGANILARFAMKHQSRVDSLVLVNATSTKPGWIEWGYQKMNSWYLWSGQMTNFTEEYLLWHWFGKKTRWDNHDLVMVYKDYVKSINPQNLSLFIESYLKRTDLDMVRELDMMKKGTVRTIKCRAMMLVGDDSPHIDDVVDMNGRMDPEETDFLKISDCGGMPLEEQPGKVCEAFRLFLQGMGYIPTMRASQTNSKTSTTSSTSVLSHSELASQPVC; encoded by the exons ATGGAACACAATGCATTATTGGATCCAGAGTTCCGAGAG CAGTCGGGTCCGATGGAGAAGTTGACACACATTGAACTGACAGATATCCAGTGTCAGGATGCTAAACCAAGATCATTTGACGTCAATGCCTCAAGTATTATCATTCAG TCTGAGGATGTGGAGACATCATACGGGAATATTCATGTAGCTATCCAGGGAGACAGATCCAAACCAGCGATATTTACCTTCCATGATATTGGACTTAACC ATATCACATGTTTCCAAGGTTTCTTTAGTTACCCAGACATGGTGCAAATTATGAAACATTTCTGTGTGTATCACCTTAATGCCCCAGGCATGGAGGAGGGAGCCATGAACCTTAAACCAGA TTCTGATGCACTTGGTAATCCCGAGTCTTTAGGGAAAAG AAAGTCCTCTAGGAGAAAGAA GTTTGTTTATCCATCAATGGATGAGTTGGCAGAGGCAGTACACACTATAGCAGACCACTTTGG AGTGAAAAGATTCATTGGGTTTGGTGTTGGATCAGGAGCAAATATCCTTGCCAGATTTGCT ATGAAACATCAATCACGTGTCGACTCTCTAGTCCTGGTGAATGCAACGTCAACAAAACCAGGCTGGATTGAATGGGGATACCAAAAA ATGAATTCCTGGTACTTATGGAGTGGACAGATGACCAATTTCACAGAGGAATATCTCCTTTGGCACTGGTTTGGAAAG aaaacaagatGGGACAACCATGATCTTGTGATGGTGTACAAGGACTATGTGAAATCTATAAATCCACAGAATCTCTCACTCTTCATTGAATCTTATTTAAA GAGAACAGATCTGGACATGGTGAGAGAGTTAGATATGATGAAGAAAGGCACAGTTAGAACTATCAA ATGTCGCGCAATGATGTTGGTAGGAGATGATTCTCCACATATAGATGATGTTGTTGACATGAATGGACGTATGGACCCAGAAGAAACAGATTTCCTTAAG ATCAGTGACTGTGGTGGCATGCCTTTGGAAGAGCAACCGGGCAAAGTGTGTGAGGCTTTCAGACTTTTCCTTCAAGGCATGGGTTACA
- the LOC123549108 gene encoding protein NDRG3-like isoform X5: MEHNALLDPEFRESGPMEKLTHIELTDIQCQDAKPRSFDVNASSIIIQSEDVETSYGNIHVAIQGDRSKPAIFTFHDIGLNHITCFQGFFSYPDMVQIMKHFCVYHLNAPGMEEGAMNLKPDSDALGNPESLGKRKSSRRKKFVYPSMDELAEAVHTIADHFGVKRFIGFGVGSGANILARFAMKHQSRVDSLVLVNATSTKPGWIEWGYQKMNSWYLWSGQMTNFTEEYLLWHWFGKKTRWDNHDLVMVYKDYVKSINPQNLSLFIESYLKRTDLDMVRELDMMKKGTVRTIKCRAMMLVGDDSPHIDDVVDMNGRMDPEETDFLKISDCGGMPLEEQPGKVCEAFRLFLQGMGYIPTMRASQTNSKTSTTSSTSVLSHSELASQPVC; this comes from the exons ATGGAACACAATGCATTATTGGATCCAGAGTTCCGAGAG TCGGGTCCGATGGAGAAGTTGACACACATTGAACTGACAGATATCCAGTGTCAGGATGCTAAACCAAGATCATTTGACGTCAATGCCTCAAGTATTATCATTCAG TCTGAGGATGTGGAGACATCATACGGGAATATTCATGTAGCTATCCAGGGAGACAGATCCAAACCAGCGATATTTACCTTCCATGATATTGGACTTAACC ATATCACATGTTTCCAAGGTTTCTTTAGTTACCCAGACATGGTGCAAATTATGAAACATTTCTGTGTGTATCACCTTAATGCCCCAGGCATGGAGGAGGGAGCCATGAACCTTAAACCAGA TTCTGATGCACTTGGTAATCCCGAGTCTTTAGGGAAAAG AAAGTCCTCTAGGAGAAAGAA GTTTGTTTATCCATCAATGGATGAGTTGGCAGAGGCAGTACACACTATAGCAGACCACTTTGG AGTGAAAAGATTCATTGGGTTTGGTGTTGGATCAGGAGCAAATATCCTTGCCAGATTTGCT ATGAAACATCAATCACGTGTCGACTCTCTAGTCCTGGTGAATGCAACGTCAACAAAACCAGGCTGGATTGAATGGGGATACCAAAAA ATGAATTCCTGGTACTTATGGAGTGGACAGATGACCAATTTCACAGAGGAATATCTCCTTTGGCACTGGTTTGGAAAG aaaacaagatGGGACAACCATGATCTTGTGATGGTGTACAAGGACTATGTGAAATCTATAAATCCACAGAATCTCTCACTCTTCATTGAATCTTATTTAAA GAGAACAGATCTGGACATGGTGAGAGAGTTAGATATGATGAAGAAAGGCACAGTTAGAACTATCAA ATGTCGCGCAATGATGTTGGTAGGAGATGATTCTCCACATATAGATGATGTTGTTGACATGAATGGACGTATGGACCCAGAAGAAACAGATTTCCTTAAG ATCAGTGACTGTGGTGGCATGCCTTTGGAAGAGCAACCGGGCAAAGTGTGTGAGGCTTTCAGACTTTTCCTTCAAGGCATGGGTTACA
- the LOC123549108 gene encoding protein NDRG3-like isoform X8 — protein MEKLTHIELTDIQCQDAKPRSFDVNASSIIIQSEDVETSYGNIHVAIQGDRSKPAIFTFHDIGLNHITCFQGFFSYPDMVQIMKHFCVYHLNAPGMEEGAMNLKPDSDALGNPESLGKRKSSRRKKFVYPSMDELAEAVHTIADHFGVKRFIGFGVGSGANILARFAMKHQSRVDSLVLVNATSTKPGWIEWGYQKMNSWYLWSGQMTNFTEEYLLWHWFGKKTRWDNHDLVMVYKDYVKSINPQNLSLFIESYLKRTDLDMVRELDMMKKGTVRTIKCRAMMLVGDDSPHIDDVVDMNGRMDPEETDFLKISDCGGMPLEEQPGKVCEAFRLFLQGMGYIPTMRASQTNSKTSTTSSTSVLSHSELASQPVC, from the exons ATGGAGAAGTTGACACACATTGAACTGACAGATATCCAGTGTCAGGATGCTAAACCAAGATCATTTGACGTCAATGCCTCAAGTATTATCATTCAG TCTGAGGATGTGGAGACATCATACGGGAATATTCATGTAGCTATCCAGGGAGACAGATCCAAACCAGCGATATTTACCTTCCATGATATTGGACTTAACC ATATCACATGTTTCCAAGGTTTCTTTAGTTACCCAGACATGGTGCAAATTATGAAACATTTCTGTGTGTATCACCTTAATGCCCCAGGCATGGAGGAGGGAGCCATGAACCTTAAACCAGA TTCTGATGCACTTGGTAATCCCGAGTCTTTAGGGAAAAG AAAGTCCTCTAGGAGAAAGAA GTTTGTTTATCCATCAATGGATGAGTTGGCAGAGGCAGTACACACTATAGCAGACCACTTTGG AGTGAAAAGATTCATTGGGTTTGGTGTTGGATCAGGAGCAAATATCCTTGCCAGATTTGCT ATGAAACATCAATCACGTGTCGACTCTCTAGTCCTGGTGAATGCAACGTCAACAAAACCAGGCTGGATTGAATGGGGATACCAAAAA ATGAATTCCTGGTACTTATGGAGTGGACAGATGACCAATTTCACAGAGGAATATCTCCTTTGGCACTGGTTTGGAAAG aaaacaagatGGGACAACCATGATCTTGTGATGGTGTACAAGGACTATGTGAAATCTATAAATCCACAGAATCTCTCACTCTTCATTGAATCTTATTTAAA GAGAACAGATCTGGACATGGTGAGAGAGTTAGATATGATGAAGAAAGGCACAGTTAGAACTATCAA ATGTCGCGCAATGATGTTGGTAGGAGATGATTCTCCACATATAGATGATGTTGTTGACATGAATGGACGTATGGACCCAGAAGAAACAGATTTCCTTAAG ATCAGTGACTGTGGTGGCATGCCTTTGGAAGAGCAACCGGGCAAAGTGTGTGAGGCTTTCAGACTTTTCCTTCAAGGCATGGGTTACA